The following are encoded together in the Microbacterium hatanonis genome:
- a CDS encoding FAD/NAD(P)-binding protein — protein sequence MTGRARLLIVGAGPRAAMLLERLLARADAHTRLDIDLVDPHPPGAGRIWRHTQSPLLKLNSMTRDVTVFTDDTSTIEGPVRPGPSLSQWIEQWREGALPDVELDELSAAEARSLSSDGFPSRRLHSHYLDWFFRQTVASAPGGVTVRLHVGAVRSVRSTSGGRYAASISNGAEVEADAVAYCLGHTERDLDAGSASLVEAAANFGLAYVPPAFTADADLSDVPEGEDVIVRGMGLAAIDLVVLLTQGRGGRFDRAPDGTLRYVASGREPRLHLGSRRGVPYRSKATSTIQGEPPRRDVLTAEVIAELASSDVPLDFERDAWPLIASELLHGHYRELFTGHPDRVTTTWADFRPVLAAHRWDDPELRTRIESVVPDPLDRFDVALFDRPFAHARFVDADDVQRRVRAHIVEDLRLRTEQRHSPSQALFIAALLSFMALAEIPKDRWNARSRAHALPVRWHTFFSYLASGPPPHRLEELLALAEAGIVAFLGPDVAVTVDDGGFAASSPQVPGRTTARVMIDAWLPAADATLSTDGALRELATVHGSELRVADSDYQGSLGRVRVTEDGRVLRADDTAHDALFAIGPFTSLPEAGAFTRPASDSLSLRQTDRVAGALSARLGVASV from the coding sequence GTGACCGGCCGCGCGCGCCTGCTGATCGTGGGGGCCGGTCCTCGAGCGGCGATGCTGCTCGAGCGCCTTCTGGCACGTGCGGATGCGCATACGCGGCTCGACATCGACCTCGTAGACCCCCACCCGCCGGGTGCCGGCCGCATCTGGCGCCACACCCAGTCGCCGCTCCTGAAGCTCAATTCGATGACGCGTGACGTCACGGTGTTCACCGACGACACCTCGACCATCGAGGGACCGGTGCGCCCGGGACCGTCGTTGAGCCAATGGATCGAGCAGTGGCGCGAGGGCGCACTCCCCGACGTCGAGCTCGACGAGCTGTCGGCGGCCGAGGCCCGGTCGCTCAGCTCCGACGGGTTCCCGTCGCGGCGACTGCACAGCCACTACCTCGACTGGTTCTTCCGGCAGACCGTCGCGAGCGCCCCCGGCGGCGTCACCGTACGTCTGCATGTGGGTGCCGTCCGCAGCGTGCGGTCGACCAGCGGCGGGCGGTACGCGGCCTCGATCTCGAACGGTGCAGAGGTGGAGGCGGATGCTGTCGCCTACTGTCTCGGCCACACCGAGCGCGATCTCGACGCGGGCTCCGCGTCGTTGGTCGAGGCGGCCGCGAACTTCGGGCTCGCCTACGTACCGCCGGCCTTCACCGCGGACGCCGATCTGTCGGACGTGCCGGAGGGCGAGGACGTGATCGTCCGCGGCATGGGGCTGGCCGCGATCGACCTCGTCGTACTCCTCACCCAAGGACGCGGCGGTCGATTCGACCGGGCCCCCGACGGGACGCTGCGATACGTCGCGTCGGGGCGCGAACCGAGACTGCACCTGGGCTCGCGCCGCGGCGTGCCGTACCGCTCGAAGGCCACCTCGACGATCCAGGGCGAGCCGCCGCGACGAGACGTGCTGACTGCCGAGGTGATCGCGGAGCTCGCCTCGTCCGACGTCCCGCTCGACTTCGAGCGCGACGCCTGGCCCCTCATCGCCTCGGAACTGCTGCACGGGCATTATCGCGAGCTGTTCACCGGGCATCCCGATCGCGTCACGACGACGTGGGCGGACTTCCGACCCGTGCTGGCCGCGCACCGTTGGGACGATCCGGAGCTGCGCACACGGATCGAGTCGGTCGTACCCGACCCGCTCGACCGGTTCGATGTCGCCCTTTTCGACCGGCCGTTCGCCCACGCACGCTTCGTCGACGCGGACGACGTGCAGCGCAGGGTCCGTGCGCACATCGTCGAGGATCTGCGGCTGCGCACCGAGCAGCGGCACAGCCCGTCGCAGGCCCTCTTCATCGCCGCGCTCCTGTCGTTCATGGCACTCGCGGAGATTCCCAAGGACCGATGGAACGCCCGCTCGCGCGCCCACGCACTGCCGGTGCGCTGGCACACCTTCTTCAGCTACCTCGCGAGCGGTCCGCCGCCGCACCGTCTCGAGGAGCTGCTCGCGCTCGCCGAGGCCGGGATCGTGGCCTTCCTCGGACCGGACGTCGCCGTCACCGTCGACGACGGCGGCTTCGCCGCATCCAGTCCTCAGGTTCCGGGCAGGACCACGGCGAGGGTCATGATCGACGCGTGGCTGCCCGCCGCCGACGCCACACTCAGCACCGACGGGGCGCTGCGCGAGCTCGCGACGGTGCACGGCAGCGAGCTGCGCGTCGCGGACTCCGACTACCAGGGCTCGCTCGGACGCGTGCGCGTGACCGAGGACGGTCGAGTCTTGAGAGCCGATGACACGGCGCACGACGCACTGTTCGCGATCGGACCGTTCACGTCGCTCCCCGAAGCGGGGGCCTTCACCCGCCCCGCGTCGGATTCGCTGTCTTTGCGGCAGACCGACCGGGTCGCCGGGGCGCTCTCCGCGCGACTGGGGGTCGCGAGCGTCTGA
- a CDS encoding FAD-dependent oxidoreductase translates to MRLDAQVVIVGGGVMGSATAWQLARRGVDVLLVERFRIGHAHGASHGTSRNFNIAAYTDPTSLAWLHEAARDWRELERASGATILTRTGIVNHGTGREADVAAAITAGGFAAELLDPPAAAARWPGLRFTGAVLHTPEAGRLHADRAVGAFIAAARALGARVVDETRVVGGSIEDDRATLLVQDASGDETEIAARRVVVTAGAWTTSVLHTLGAVFALPPLRVTQEQPATFAALSPPDGWPGFNHAPTVDHPDTAWFPSGVYGMGVPGEGVKFGWHGVGPEVHPDRRSYLPDPELAALLRRYAREWVPGVDPDRAVDISCTYTSTPDSAFVFDRIGPVSLGAGFSGHGFKFAPTVGRMLADLATRDS, encoded by the coding sequence ATGAGGCTCGATGCGCAGGTCGTCATCGTCGGCGGCGGCGTGATGGGATCAGCCACCGCCTGGCAGCTCGCCCGCCGCGGCGTGGACGTGCTGCTGGTCGAACGGTTCCGCATCGGCCACGCGCACGGCGCCTCGCACGGGACGTCACGGAACTTCAACATCGCCGCGTACACCGACCCGACCTCGCTCGCCTGGCTGCATGAGGCGGCGCGCGACTGGCGCGAGCTCGAGCGCGCCAGCGGCGCGACCATCCTCACCCGCACGGGCATCGTCAATCACGGCACGGGGCGCGAGGCGGACGTGGCGGCGGCGATCACCGCCGGCGGCTTCGCCGCCGAACTCCTCGACCCGCCCGCAGCAGCCGCTCGCTGGCCGGGGCTGCGATTCACGGGTGCGGTGCTCCACACGCCCGAGGCGGGTCGGCTCCACGCCGACCGCGCCGTGGGCGCGTTCATCGCCGCGGCGAGGGCCCTGGGCGCGCGCGTGGTCGACGAGACACGGGTCGTGGGCGGATCGATCGAGGACGACCGAGCGACGCTGCTCGTGCAGGACGCCTCCGGCGACGAGACCGAGATCGCGGCCCGGCGGGTCGTCGTGACCGCCGGTGCCTGGACGACGAGCGTGCTCCACACGCTCGGTGCCGTCTTCGCTCTGCCGCCGCTGAGGGTGACGCAGGAGCAACCGGCGACGTTCGCTGCGCTGTCACCGCCGGACGGCTGGCCCGGCTTCAACCACGCCCCCACCGTCGACCATCCCGATACCGCGTGGTTTCCGAGCGGCGTGTACGGCATGGGCGTCCCCGGTGAAGGGGTCAAGTTCGGCTGGCACGGCGTAGGCCCCGAGGTGCACCCCGACCGTCGGTCGTATCTCCCCGATCCGGAGCTGGCGGCGCTTCTGCGCCGCTACGCGCGCGAGTGGGTGCCCGGTGTCGACCCCGACCGGGCCGTCGACATCTCGTGCACCTACACGTCGACGCCCGATTCCGCGTTCGTGTTCGACCGGATCGGACCGGTCAGTCTCGGCGCGGGCTTCTCGGGTCACGGCTTCAAGTTCGCCCCCACGGTGGGGCGGATGCTGGCCGACCTCGCCACGCGCGACTCCTGA
- a CDS encoding GNAT family N-acetyltransferase, with protein MSSNPLTGGGVPPVRGSVSFEVVPWADPRAVALRASMDDEIAPRYAGRLDHVDPVEAERMSRALAVDPDTIAATVLVLADGRAVGHAALRDLGDDFAGSLEVKRVYVVPDARGTGISRRLMAELERLAAVAGAHRLILQTGDRQPEAVALYERIGYSRIPIYPPYLPISFSQCFEKTIGR; from the coding sequence GTGAGCTCGAATCCTCTGACCGGCGGCGGCGTCCCTCCCGTGCGCGGCTCCGTGTCGTTCGAGGTCGTCCCCTGGGCCGACCCGCGTGCGGTCGCGTTGCGCGCATCGATGGACGACGAGATCGCACCGCGCTACGCGGGACGGCTCGATCACGTCGACCCCGTCGAGGCGGAGCGGATGTCTCGCGCGCTCGCCGTCGACCCCGACACGATCGCGGCGACCGTGCTCGTGCTCGCGGACGGGCGTGCGGTCGGTCATGCGGCGCTCCGCGATCTGGGCGACGACTTCGCCGGATCGCTGGAGGTCAAGCGCGTCTACGTCGTGCCCGATGCGCGGGGGACGGGGATCAGCCGGCGACTCATGGCAGAACTCGAACGGCTCGCGGCGGTCGCCGGCGCGCACCGGCTCATCCTGCAGACGGGCGATCGGCAGCCCGAGGCCGTCGCGCTCTACGAGCGGATCGGCTACTCCCGCATCCCGATCTACCCGCCCTACCTGCCCATCTCGTTCTCGCAGTGCTTCGAGAAGACGATCGGACGATGA
- a CDS encoding GNAT family N-acetyltransferase: MALPPRAPDDASPHAEATVLDNPAWHALTGPHAHFAIGNDLVRKYPDDVAPFLAVRSWDDPDVWDALIDLVGPGGEVGFSGADPDLPPGWDVLWRGAGVQLVETPALDPRPDDEAVELGAADVAEMLAIVERNQPGPFRPRTYELGRYVGIRREGRLVAMAGERLHPTGWTEISAVSTDPDFRRRGLASRLVLDVAFHIRERGDRALMHAAATNVNAIATYERLGFALRRTTTFAGVRTPVDSQAARA; this comes from the coding sequence GTGGCACTTCCTCCCCGAGCCCCCGACGACGCATCACCTCACGCCGAGGCGACGGTTCTCGACAATCCGGCCTGGCACGCCCTCACCGGCCCGCACGCGCATTTCGCCATCGGCAACGATCTGGTGCGCAAGTATCCCGACGACGTCGCGCCCTTCCTGGCCGTGCGCTCGTGGGACGACCCCGATGTGTGGGACGCCCTCATCGACCTCGTCGGTCCCGGCGGCGAGGTCGGGTTCTCGGGCGCCGACCCCGATCTTCCGCCGGGGTGGGACGTCCTGTGGCGCGGCGCAGGGGTGCAGCTCGTCGAGACGCCGGCGCTCGACCCCCGCCCCGACGACGAGGCCGTCGAGCTCGGCGCCGCCGACGTCGCCGAGATGCTCGCGATCGTGGAGCGCAACCAGCCCGGCCCCTTCCGCCCTCGCACGTACGAGCTCGGCCGCTACGTCGGCATCCGACGGGAGGGGCGCCTCGTCGCGATGGCCGGCGAACGCCTGCACCCCACCGGGTGGACCGAGATCAGTGCCGTCTCGACCGATCCGGACTTCCGTCGGCGCGGGCTCGCCTCGCGCCTCGTCCTCGACGTGGCCTTCCATATCCGCGAGCGCGGCGACCGCGCGCTCATGCACGCCGCCGCCACGAACGTGAACGCCATCGCGACCTACGAGCGCCTCGGCTTCGCGCTGCGCCGCACCACGACCTTCGCGGGCGTGCGGACCCCCGTCGACTCACAGGCGGCGCGCGCGTAG